The Pseudarthrobacter sulfonivorans genome includes a window with the following:
- the rplL gene encoding 50S ribosomal protein L7/L12, translating into MAKLTNEELIEAFKELTIIELSEFVKLFEETFEVTAAAVAVAGPAGGGAAEEAEEQTEFDVILESAGEKKIAVIKEVRAITSLGLKEAKDVVDSAPKAVLEGVTKEAAEKAVEQLQAAGATVTLK; encoded by the coding sequence ATGGCGAAGCTCACCAACGAAGAGCTCATTGAAGCTTTCAAGGAACTGACCATCATCGAGCTCTCCGAGTTCGTCAAGCTCTTCGAAGAGACCTTCGAAGTTACTGCAGCTGCAGTTGCTGTTGCTGGCCCCGCCGGTGGCGGCGCAGCTGAAGAAGCTGAAGAGCAGACTGAATTCGACGTTATCCTCGAATCAGCTGGCGAAAAGAAGATCGCAGTGATCAAGGAAGTTCGCGCAATCACTTCCCTGGGTCTGAAGGAAGCTAAGGACGTTGTTGACAGCGCCCCCAAGGCTGTCCTCGAAGGCGTCACCAAGGAAGCTGCCGAAAAGGCAGTGGAGCAGCTCCAGGCTGCCGGCGCAACCGTTACCCTCAAGTAA
- a CDS encoding aminoacyl-tRNA deacylase, whose amino-acid sequence MAGQVDNGGAAVGRQRFLADAAGRGLDVQLVERLAARSLEEAAGILGITPADIVKSLVVKHKDGTFLFALIPGDRQISWPKLRTLVGVNKLSLPPADVALGATGYERGTITPLGSTTAWPVYADATIAGRRISMGAGEHGYSAFVDADALTAALGAVVADISEPN is encoded by the coding sequence ATGGCGGGGCAGGTGGACAACGGGGGCGCCGCCGTCGGACGTCAGCGCTTCCTTGCAGACGCCGCCGGGCGCGGCTTGGACGTGCAGCTGGTGGAGCGGCTGGCCGCGCGGAGCCTCGAGGAGGCTGCCGGGATTCTGGGCATCACGCCCGCGGACATCGTGAAGTCCCTGGTGGTCAAGCACAAGGACGGGACGTTCCTGTTCGCGCTGATTCCGGGTGACCGGCAGATCTCCTGGCCAAAACTGCGGACCCTGGTGGGCGTCAACAAACTCTCGTTGCCGCCCGCGGACGTGGCGCTTGGTGCGACCGGCTACGAACGCGGGACCATCACCCCGCTCGGCAGCACCACCGCCTGGCCGGTGTACGCGGACGCCACCATTGCCGGCCGCCGGATCTCCATGGGCGCCGGCGAACACGGCTACAGCGCGTTTGTGGACGCCGATGCGCTCACCGCAGCACTGGGCGCCGTCGTCGCCGATATCTCCGAACCAAACTAG
- a CDS encoding acetyl-CoA C-acetyltransferase translates to MGNSNDNTDVVILAGARTPQGRLNGQLASFTAVELGAHAIRSAIAASGVDAGQVDAVIMGQVLQAGAGQNPARQSAIGAGIGWNVPTVTINKVCLSGLTAVIDAARMIRSGDATVVVAGGQESMTRAPHLLPGSRQGWTYGAIQALDVAAHDGLTDAFDGQSMGLSTETKNLTLGIDRTSQDNVAAHSHQRAALAAKNGVFDDEIAPISVKQRKGDPIVVSTDEGVRPNTSIESLAGLRAAFVSDGTITAGNSSPLSDGASALVLASRRFAEENGLEYLAVVGKPGQVAGPDNSLHSQPSHAIMNALQRAEWSTADLDFIEINEAFGSVAVQSLKDLDYPLDKCNIHGGAIALGHPIGASGARLALHAAHELKRRGSGKAAVSLCGGGGQGEALLLYRD, encoded by the coding sequence ATGGGCAACTCCAACGACAACACTGACGTGGTCATCCTGGCCGGTGCGCGCACCCCGCAGGGCCGGCTCAACGGGCAACTGGCGAGCTTCACCGCCGTCGAACTGGGAGCGCACGCGATCAGGTCCGCGATTGCAGCGAGCGGCGTGGACGCCGGCCAGGTGGACGCCGTCATCATGGGCCAGGTACTGCAGGCCGGCGCCGGGCAGAACCCCGCACGCCAGAGCGCCATCGGAGCGGGAATCGGCTGGAACGTTCCCACGGTCACCATCAACAAGGTGTGCCTGTCCGGGCTGACCGCGGTGATCGACGCCGCCAGGATGATCCGCAGCGGCGACGCCACCGTGGTGGTGGCCGGCGGCCAGGAATCCATGACCCGTGCGCCCCACCTGCTGCCGGGTTCGCGCCAGGGCTGGACGTATGGCGCCATCCAGGCGCTGGATGTTGCGGCGCACGACGGCCTCACGGATGCGTTCGACGGCCAGTCCATGGGCCTGTCCACCGAGACCAAGAACCTGACCCTGGGCATTGACCGGACCTCGCAGGACAACGTGGCCGCCCACTCGCACCAGCGTGCGGCGCTGGCGGCGAAGAACGGCGTCTTCGACGACGAGATAGCGCCCATCAGCGTCAAGCAGCGCAAGGGAGATCCCATCGTTGTCTCCACCGATGAAGGGGTACGGCCCAACACGTCCATCGAGTCCCTGGCCGGGCTCCGGGCAGCTTTTGTCAGCGACGGAACCATCACCGCCGGCAACTCCTCTCCCCTGTCCGACGGCGCCTCCGCACTGGTGCTGGCATCGCGCCGTTTCGCGGAGGAGAACGGCTTGGAATACCTGGCTGTGGTGGGGAAGCCCGGACAGGTTGCCGGTCCGGACAATTCCCTGCATTCGCAGCCGTCCCACGCGATCATGAACGCACTGCAGCGGGCGGAATGGAGCACCGCCGACCTGGACTTCATCGAAATTAACGAAGCCTTCGGTTCAGTCGCGGTGCAGTCGCTGAAGGACCTGGACTACCCGCTGGACAAGTGCAACATCCACGGCGGCGCCATTGCCCTGGGCCACCCGATCGGGGCGTCCGGTGCGCGGTTGGCGCTCCACGCGGCCCATGAACTCAAACGGCGGGGCAGCGGCAAGGCCGCGGTCTCCCTGTGCGGCGGCGGCGGCCAGGGCGAAGCGCTCCTGCTGTACCGGGACTGA
- the rpoB gene encoding DNA-directed RNA polymerase subunit beta — translation MVASSTSNNETANTADSTDGATRRLSFAKIHEPLDVPNLLALQTDSFDWLVGNERWQARVAKAVEENDLSVATSSGLSDIFEEISPIEDFQGTMSLSFSDPEFADPKYTMAECKDRDATYSAPLYVKAEFMNNNTGEIKQQTVFMGDFPLMTEKGTFVVNGTERVVVSQLVRSPGAYFERTADKTSDKDIFTAKIIPSRGAWFELEIDKRDQVGVRLDRKRKQSVTVLLKALGWTEGQILEEFGQYDSMRATLEKDATETREDALLDIYRKLRPGEPPTVEAAQSLLDNLYFNSKRYDLAKVGRYKINRKLGIDRSLGDKEASVLHVEDIVAMIKFLVALHAGEKTLTGKRDGQDHELRVEIDDIDHFGNRRIRAVGELIENQVRTGLSRMERVVRERMTTQDVEAITPQTLINIRPVVAAIKEFFGTSQLSQFMDQNNPLSGLTHKRRLSALGPGGLSRDRAGMEVRDVHPSHYGRMCPIETPEGPNIGLIGSLASYGRINPFGFIETPYRLVAEGVVSDEVQYLTADDEAEVLIAQANAPLDENKKFAEETVLVRARGGGGEPVLVPAGEVEFMDVSPRQMVSVATALIPFLEHDDANRALMGANMQRQAVPLVRSEAPFVGTGMERAAAVDAGDVTIAKKAGVVTEVSAELVIMLNDDGTETNYRINKFARSNQGNCYNNRVLVNEGQRLEVGGIIADGPATDQGELALGKNLLVAFMSWEGHNFEDAIILSQRIVAEDVLSSIHIEEHEIDARDTKLGAEEITRDIPNVSEEVLAGLDERGIIHIGAEVEAGDILVGKVTPKGETELTPEERLLRAIFGEKSREVRDTSLKVPHGESGTVIGVRVFDRDNDDELPPGVNQLVRVYVAAKRKITDGDKLAGRHGNKGVISKILPIEDMPFLADGTPVDIVLNPLGVPGRMNVGQVLETHLGWVAKTGWKIEGEPEWMKQLPNLPRESGQTTVATPVFDGAREEEITGLLDSTNVTRDGDRLINSSGKTRLFDGRSGEPFPDPISVGYMYILKLHHLVDDKIHARSTGPYSMITQQPLGGKAQFGGQRFGEMEVWALEAYGAAYTLQELLTIKSDDIHGRVKVYEAIVKGENIPEPGVPESFKVLIKEMQSLCLNVEVLSTDGTTIEMRDSDDAVFTAAEELGIDLSRAEPSSVEEV, via the coding sequence TTGGTCGCCTCGAGCACCTCTAATAACGAAACCGCTAACACCGCCGACAGCACTGATGGTGCCACTCGCCGGCTCTCATTCGCAAAGATTCACGAACCGCTGGACGTTCCGAATCTCCTTGCCCTGCAGACGGACAGCTTCGACTGGCTGGTCGGAAACGAACGCTGGCAGGCGCGCGTAGCGAAGGCCGTCGAAGAAAACGATCTCAGCGTCGCCACCTCGTCCGGACTGTCGGACATCTTTGAAGAGATCTCCCCGATCGAGGACTTCCAGGGCACCATGTCCCTGAGCTTCTCCGATCCGGAGTTCGCTGACCCGAAGTACACGATGGCCGAGTGCAAGGACCGGGACGCAACGTACTCGGCACCGCTGTACGTCAAGGCCGAGTTCATGAACAACAACACGGGCGAAATCAAGCAGCAGACCGTGTTCATGGGCGACTTCCCCCTCATGACGGAGAAGGGCACCTTCGTCGTCAACGGCACCGAGCGTGTGGTCGTCTCCCAGCTGGTCCGTTCACCGGGCGCCTACTTTGAGCGCACCGCCGACAAGACCAGTGACAAGGACATCTTCACTGCCAAGATCATCCCGTCCCGCGGTGCATGGTTTGAACTCGAGATCGACAAGCGCGACCAGGTCGGCGTTCGCCTCGACCGCAAGCGCAAGCAGTCCGTCACCGTTCTGCTGAAGGCCCTCGGCTGGACCGAAGGGCAGATCCTCGAAGAGTTCGGCCAGTACGACTCCATGCGCGCAACGCTGGAGAAGGACGCCACCGAGACCCGCGAAGACGCGTTGCTGGACATCTACCGGAAGCTGCGACCGGGCGAGCCGCCCACAGTCGAGGCTGCCCAGTCCCTCCTGGACAACCTGTACTTCAACTCCAAGCGCTACGATCTGGCCAAGGTTGGCCGTTACAAGATCAACCGCAAGCTTGGCATCGACCGCTCCCTTGGCGACAAGGAAGCTTCGGTCCTGCACGTTGAAGACATCGTGGCCATGATCAAGTTCCTGGTTGCCCTGCACGCCGGCGAGAAGACCCTCACGGGCAAGCGCGACGGCCAGGACCACGAGCTGCGCGTTGAGATCGATGACATCGACCACTTCGGCAACCGTCGTATCCGCGCCGTCGGCGAGCTCATCGAGAACCAGGTCCGCACCGGCCTGTCCCGTATGGAGCGCGTTGTCCGCGAGCGGATGACCACCCAGGACGTCGAGGCCATCACGCCGCAGACGCTGATCAACATCCGCCCTGTCGTTGCAGCCATCAAGGAGTTCTTCGGAACTTCCCAGCTGTCACAGTTCATGGACCAGAACAACCCGCTGTCGGGTCTGACCCACAAGCGCCGTCTGTCCGCGCTTGGCCCGGGTGGTCTGTCCCGTGACCGTGCAGGCATGGAAGTTCGAGACGTTCACCCGTCCCACTACGGACGTATGTGCCCCATCGAAACCCCTGAAGGCCCGAACATTGGCCTGATCGGTTCGCTGGCATCCTACGGCCGCATCAACCCGTTCGGCTTCATCGAGACTCCTTACCGTCTCGTCGCTGAAGGCGTTGTCTCCGATGAGGTCCAGTACCTCACGGCCGACGACGAGGCAGAGGTCCTGATCGCACAGGCCAACGCTCCGCTGGATGAGAACAAGAAGTTCGCCGAAGAGACCGTCCTGGTCCGCGCCCGTGGTGGTGGAGGCGAGCCTGTGCTCGTTCCCGCCGGCGAGGTCGAGTTCATGGACGTTTCCCCGCGCCAGATGGTGTCCGTGGCTACGGCCCTGATCCCGTTCCTCGAGCATGACGATGCCAACCGCGCACTCATGGGTGCCAACATGCAGCGCCAGGCCGTGCCGCTGGTCCGTTCCGAGGCCCCGTTCGTGGGTACCGGCATGGAGCGCGCCGCAGCCGTCGACGCCGGTGATGTCACCATTGCGAAGAAGGCCGGTGTGGTTACCGAGGTCTCCGCTGAGCTCGTCATCATGCTCAACGACGACGGTACGGAAACCAACTACCGCATCAACAAGTTCGCACGCTCCAACCAGGGCAACTGCTACAACAACCGTGTCCTGGTGAACGAAGGCCAGCGCCTCGAGGTCGGCGGCATCATCGCCGACGGTCCGGCAACGGACCAGGGCGAACTCGCCCTCGGTAAGAACCTGCTCGTGGCATTCATGTCATGGGAAGGCCACAACTTCGAGGACGCCATCATCCTCTCGCAGCGAATTGTTGCCGAGGACGTTCTTTCCTCCATCCACATCGAGGAGCACGAGATCGATGCCCGCGACACCAAGCTTGGTGCCGAGGAAATCACCCGTGACATCCCCAACGTGTCCGAGGAAGTCCTGGCAGGCCTGGACGAGCGTGGAATCATCCACATCGGTGCCGAGGTTGAAGCCGGCGACATCCTGGTCGGAAAGGTCACCCCGAAGGGTGAAACCGAACTGACCCCGGAAGAGCGCCTGCTGCGTGCCATCTTCGGTGAGAAGTCCCGCGAAGTGCGCGACACCTCCCTGAAGGTTCCGCACGGCGAGTCCGGCACCGTCATCGGCGTCCGCGTCTTCGACCGCGACAACGACGACGAACTGCCCCCGGGCGTGAACCAGTTGGTGCGCGTCTACGTGGCCGCCAAGCGCAAGATCACCGACGGCGACAAGCTCGCCGGCCGTCACGGCAACAAGGGCGTTATCTCCAAGATCCTCCCGATCGAGGACATGCCCTTCCTTGCCGACGGTACCCCCGTTGATATTGTCCTGAACCCGCTGGGTGTTCCGGGCCGTATGAACGTCGGCCAGGTGCTGGAAACGCACCTCGGCTGGGTTGCCAAGACCGGTTGGAAGATCGAAGGCGAGCCCGAGTGGATGAAGCAGCTGCCGAACCTGCCGCGCGAGAGTGGCCAGACCACTGTTGCAACGCCGGTGTTCGACGGCGCCCGTGAAGAGGAAATCACGGGTCTGCTCGACTCCACCAACGTCACCCGCGACGGCGACCGCCTGATCAACTCCTCAGGCAAGACCCGCCTCTTCGACGGCCGCTCCGGCGAGCCGTTCCCGGATCCGATCTCGGTCGGCTACATGTACATCCTGAAGCTCCACCACCTGGTGGACGACAAGATCCACGCCCGTTCCACTGGCCCGTACTCCATGATCACGCAGCAGCCGCTGGGTGGTAAGGCACAGTTCGGTGGCCAGCGCTTCGGTGAGATGGAAGTGTGGGCGCTGGAAGCTTATGGCGCCGCGTACACCCTCCAGGAACTCCTCACCATCAAGTCGGATGATATCCACGGTCGTGTCAAGGTCTACGAAGCAATCGTCAAGGGCGAGAACATCCCCGAGCCGGGCGTTCCTGAGTCCTTCAAGGTCTTGATCAAGGAAATGCAGTCGCTGTGCCTGAACGTGGAAGTACTTTCCACGGACGGAACCACAATTGAAATGCGTGACTCTGATGACGCAGTCTTCACGGCTGCGGAAGAACTGGGCATCGATCTGTCTCGTGCAGAGCCCAGTTCCGTAGAAGAGGTTTAG
- a CDS encoding DNA-directed RNA polymerase subunit beta', which yields MSSESSFGLMQIGLATADDIRGWSYGEVKKPETINYRTLKPEKDGLFCEKIFGPSRDWECYCGKYKRVRFKGIICERCGVEVTRAKVRRERMGHIELAAPVTHIWYFKGVPSRLGYLLDLAPKDLEKVIYFAAYMITSVDADSRHEELPNLQVEHDIEKKQLIDNRDSDIATIARDLENEIARLEGEGAKAADKKKARDSADRQMANVRKRADAEIERLEQVWDRFKNLKVADLEGDEGLYRELRDRYGMYFEGSMGAEAIKKRLENFDMQAESDLLRDIIANGKGQRKTRALKRLKVVNAFLTTNNSPLGMVLDAVPVIPPELRPMVQLDGGRFATSDLNDLYRRVINRNNRLKRLLDLGAPEIIVNNEKRMLQEAVDSLFDNGRRGRPVTGPGNRPLKSLSDMLKGKQGRFRQNLLGKRVDYSGRSVIVVGPQLKLHQCGLPKQMALELFKPFVMKRLVDLNHAQNIKSAKRMVERYRPQVWDVLEEIITEHPVLLNRAPTLHRLGIQAFEPQLVEGKAIQLHPLVCGAFNADFDGDQMAVHLPLSPEAQAEARILMLSSNNILKPSDGRPVTLPSQDMIIGLYHLTTKRVGSAGEGRVFSSVAEAIMAYDLRELHLNSQVRIRLEGFVPYAGWEAPEGWEPGQPVIVQTSLGQVIFNETLPADYPWVENVADKGELSTIVNDLAERYPKVVTAATLDNLKDAGFYWATRSGVTVAISDIEVPKDKPRILAGYETMAAKIQGQYDKGLIDDDERRQELIEIWNKATNEIAQVMRDNLSPMNTINRMVSSGARGNWMQVRQIAGIRGLVANPKGEIIPRPIKSSYREGLSVLEYFIATHGARKGLADTALRTANSGYLTRRLVDVSQDVIVREEDCGTERGLVTAIAVPDANGELVLDENVENSAYARTLAVDVVDSKGNVLAAGGTDCGDVVIAELFAAGITEVKVRSVLTCESSVGTCALCYGRSLATGKTVDIGEAVGIIAAQSIGEPGTQLTMRTFHTGGAVSASGGDDITQGLPRIQELFEARTPKGVAPIAEAAGRIAIEESERQMRLVITPDDGSEEIAYPVLRRSRLLIEDGEHVTVGQKLINGPVDPKQVLRIMGPRAAQKFLVDEVQGVYRSQGIGIHDKHVEVIVRQMLRRVTVIESGESDLLPGELAERSRFEEANRRVVSEGKTPASGRPELMGITKASLATESWLSAASFQETTRVLTQAAMEGKSDPLLGLKENVIIGKLIPAGTGLPRYTEVTVEPTEEAKANLFTGPSAFSDFSYDSLGGDGAPEFHAIPLDDYDLGNDFR from the coding sequence ATGTCCAGCGAATCCTCCTTCGGCCTCATGCAGATCGGCCTCGCCACCGCGGATGACATCCGTGGCTGGTCTTACGGCGAGGTTAAGAAGCCGGAAACCATCAACTACCGCACGCTCAAGCCCGAGAAGGACGGCCTCTTCTGCGAGAAGATCTTCGGCCCTTCCCGTGACTGGGAATGCTACTGCGGTAAGTACAAGCGTGTGCGCTTCAAGGGCATCATCTGCGAGCGGTGTGGCGTTGAAGTCACCCGTGCGAAGGTCCGCCGTGAGCGCATGGGCCACATCGAGCTGGCCGCCCCGGTCACGCACATCTGGTACTTCAAGGGTGTTCCGTCCCGTTTGGGCTACCTCCTTGACCTGGCACCGAAGGACCTCGAAAAGGTCATCTACTTCGCTGCCTACATGATCACCAGCGTCGACGCCGACAGCCGCCACGAGGAACTGCCCAACCTGCAGGTTGAGCACGACATCGAGAAGAAGCAGCTGATCGACAACCGCGACTCCGACATCGCCACGATCGCCCGTGACCTCGAAAACGAGATCGCGCGCCTCGAAGGTGAAGGTGCCAAGGCTGCCGACAAGAAGAAGGCCCGCGACTCCGCGGACCGTCAGATGGCCAACGTGCGTAAGCGTGCCGACGCCGAGATCGAGCGCCTCGAGCAGGTCTGGGACCGTTTCAAGAACCTGAAGGTCGCAGACCTCGAAGGCGACGAAGGCCTCTACCGCGAGCTGCGCGACCGCTACGGCATGTACTTCGAGGGCTCCATGGGTGCCGAAGCCATCAAGAAGCGCCTTGAGAACTTCGACATGCAGGCCGAGTCTGACCTGCTGCGCGACATCATCGCCAACGGCAAGGGCCAGCGCAAGACCCGCGCCCTGAAGCGCCTGAAGGTGGTCAACGCGTTCCTGACCACCAACAACAGCCCGCTCGGCATGGTGCTGGACGCTGTCCCGGTGATCCCGCCGGAACTGCGCCCGATGGTCCAGCTGGACGGTGGCCGCTTCGCGACCTCCGACCTCAACGACCTCTACCGTCGTGTGATCAACCGCAACAACCGCCTCAAGCGCCTGCTTGACCTCGGTGCCCCGGAGATCATCGTCAACAACGAGAAGCGCATGCTTCAGGAAGCTGTTGACAGCCTCTTCGACAACGGCCGTCGCGGCCGTCCGGTCACCGGTCCTGGCAACCGTCCGCTGAAGTCCCTGAGCGACATGCTCAAGGGCAAGCAGGGCCGTTTCCGCCAGAACCTCCTCGGCAAGCGCGTTGACTACTCCGGCCGTTCGGTCATCGTCGTTGGCCCGCAGCTGAAGCTGCACCAGTGTGGCCTGCCCAAGCAGATGGCACTGGAGCTCTTCAAGCCGTTCGTGATGAAGCGCCTGGTTGACCTCAACCACGCACAGAACATCAAGTCGGCCAAGCGTATGGTCGAGCGTTACCGTCCGCAGGTCTGGGACGTGCTGGAAGAGATCATCACCGAACACCCGGTGCTGCTCAACCGTGCACCTACCCTGCACCGCCTCGGCATCCAGGCGTTCGAACCGCAGCTTGTTGAAGGTAAGGCAATCCAGCTCCACCCGCTGGTTTGTGGCGCCTTCAACGCTGACTTCGACGGCGACCAGATGGCAGTCCACCTGCCGCTGAGCCCCGAGGCCCAGGCGGAGGCACGCATCCTGATGCTGTCCTCGAACAACATCCTGAAGCCGTCCGACGGCCGCCCGGTCACCCTGCCTTCGCAGGATATGATCATCGGTCTCTACCACCTGACCACCAAGCGTGTCGGTTCAGCCGGCGAAGGACGCGTCTTCTCCTCGGTTGCCGAAGCCATCATGGCTTACGACCTCCGCGAGCTGCACCTGAACTCGCAGGTCCGGATCCGTCTCGAAGGCTTCGTTCCTTACGCTGGCTGGGAAGCCCCGGAAGGCTGGGAGCCCGGCCAGCCGGTCATCGTCCAGACCTCCCTGGGCCAGGTTATCTTCAACGAGACCCTGCCGGCCGATTACCCGTGGGTTGAGAACGTTGCGGACAAGGGCGAACTGTCCACGATCGTCAACGACCTCGCCGAGCGCTACCCGAAGGTGGTCACGGCGGCAACGCTGGACAACCTGAAGGACGCCGGTTTCTACTGGGCCACCCGCTCGGGCGTTACGGTTGCCATCTCGGACATCGAGGTGCCCAAGGACAAGCCGCGGATCCTCGCTGGTTACGAGACCATGGCTGCCAAGATCCAGGGCCAGTACGACAAGGGCCTGATCGACGACGACGAGCGTCGCCAGGAACTGATCGAGATCTGGAACAAGGCAACCAACGAAATCGCCCAGGTGATGCGTGACAACCTGTCGCCGATGAACACCATCAACCGCATGGTGTCCTCCGGTGCACGTGGTAACTGGATGCAGGTCCGTCAGATCGCGGGTATCCGTGGCCTGGTGGCCAACCCTAAGGGTGAAATCATCCCGCGTCCCATCAAGTCCTCCTACCGCGAGGGCCTGTCGGTGCTGGAATACTTCATCGCCACGCACGGCGCCCGTAAGGGTCTGGCTGACACCGCGCTGCGTACCGCCAACTCGGGTTACCTGACCCGTCGTCTGGTGGACGTGTCGCAGGACGTCATCGTCCGCGAAGAGGACTGCGGCACCGAACGCGGCCTGGTCACGGCAATCGCCGTGCCGGACGCCAACGGCGAGCTGGTCCTGGACGAGAACGTCGAGAACAGCGCCTACGCCCGTACGCTCGCTGTTGATGTTGTGGACTCCAAGGGCAATGTCCTTGCAGCCGGCGGCACCGACTGCGGCGACGTGGTTATCGCTGAGCTGTTCGCAGCCGGCATCACCGAGGTCAAGGTCCGCTCCGTACTCACCTGTGAGTCCAGCGTCGGCACCTGCGCCCTGTGCTACGGCCGTTCACTGGCCACCGGCAAGACCGTGGACATCGGCGAGGCCGTCGGCATCATCGCCGCACAGTCCATCGGTGAGCCCGGTACCCAGCTGACCATGCGTACGTTCCACACCGGTGGTGCTGTTTCCGCCAGCGGTGGCGACGACATCACCCAGGGTCTGCCCCGTATCCAGGAGCTCTTCGAAGCCCGTACTCCGAAGGGTGTCGCACCGATTGCTGAAGCAGCCGGCCGCATCGCCATCGAAGAGTCCGAGCGCCAGATGCGCCTGGTCATCACTCCGGATGACGGATCTGAAGAGATCGCCTACCCGGTACTTCGCCGTTCACGCCTCCTCATCGAGGATGGCGAGCACGTCACAGTAGGCCAGAAGCTCATCAACGGTCCGGTGGATCCCAAGCAGGTTCTGCGCATCATGGGTCCCCGTGCCGCGCAGAAGTTCCTGGTGGACGAAGTCCAGGGCGTGTACCGCAGCCAGGGCATCGGTATCCACGACAAGCACGTCGAGGTTATCGTCCGCCAGATGCTGCGCCGCGTCACGGTCATCGAGTCCGGCGAATCGGATCTGCTCCCCGGCGAGCTCGCCGAGCGCAGCCGCTTCGAGGAGGCCAACCGCCGCGTTGTGTCCGAGGGCAAGACTCCGGCTTCCGGACGTCCTGAGCTCATGGGCATCACCAAGGCGTCCCTGGCCACCGAGTCCTGGCTGTCTGCAGCTTCCTTCCAGGAGACCACCCGCGTCCTGACGCAGGCGGCCATGGAAGGCAAGAGTGATCCGCTGCTCGGCCTCAAGGAAAACGTCATCATCGGTAAGCTGATCCCGGCCGGCACGGGTCTCCCGCGCTACACCGAGGTCACCGTGGAGCCCACTGAGGAAGCGAAGGCCAACCTGTTCACCGGCCCCAGCGCGTTCAGTGACTTCTCGTACGACTCCCTGGGCGGCGACGGAGCTCCTGAGTTCCACGCCATCCCGCTGGATGACTACGATCTCGGCAACGATTTCCGCTAG
- the rpsL gene encoding 30S ribosomal protein S12, producing the protein MPTINQLVRKGRTPKVKKTKAPALNGSPMRRGVCTRVYTTTPKKPNSALRKVARVRLNGGVEVTAYIPGVGHNLQEHSIVLVRGGRVKDLPGVRYKIVRGALDTQGVKNRKQARSRYGAKMEKK; encoded by the coding sequence GTGCCTACGATTAACCAGCTGGTCCGCAAGGGCCGCACGCCTAAGGTCAAAAAGACCAAGGCTCCAGCGCTTAACGGCAGCCCGATGCGCCGCGGTGTTTGCACCCGCGTTTACACCACCACCCCCAAGAAGCCGAACTCGGCTCTTCGTAAGGTTGCACGTGTGCGCCTCAACGGTGGCGTTGAAGTTACCGCTTACATCCCCGGTGTAGGCCACAACCTGCAGGAGCACTCCATTGTGCTCGTTCGCGGCGGTCGCGTGAAGGACCTCCCCGGTGTCCGTTACAAGATCGTCCGTGGCGCCCTCGATACCCAGGGTGTGAAGAACCGTAAGCAGGCACGCAGCCGTTACGGCGCAAAGATGGAGAAGAAGTAA
- the rpsG gene encoding 30S ribosomal protein S7 codes for MPRKGPAPKRPLVLDPVYGSPLVTQLINKVLVDGKKSTAERIVYGALEGARAKSGGDPVAALKKAMENVKPSLEVRSRRVGGATYQVPVEVKPGRSTALALRWLVGYSKARREKTMTERLQNEILDASNGLGAAVKRREDTHKMAESNKAFAHYRW; via the coding sequence ATGCCTCGCAAGGGTCCGGCCCCCAAGCGGCCGCTCGTACTAGATCCGGTTTACGGCTCCCCGCTGGTTACCCAGCTGATCAACAAGGTGCTGGTTGACGGTAAGAAGTCCACCGCAGAGCGCATTGTTTACGGTGCCCTCGAAGGCGCCCGCGCCAAGTCCGGCGGCGATCCCGTGGCAGCCCTCAAGAAGGCCATGGAGAACGTCAAGCCTTCCCTCGAGGTCCGCTCACGCCGCGTTGGTGGCGCTACCTACCAGGTTCCGGTTGAGGTCAAGCCGGGCCGCTCCACCGCCCTCGCCCTGCGTTGGCTGGTTGGCTACTCCAAGGCCCGCCGTGAAAAGACCATGACCGAGCGCCTCCAGAACGAAATCCTGGATGCCTCCAACGGTCTCGGTGCCGCTGTGAAGCGTCGCGAAGACACCCACAAGATGGCCGAGTCCAACAAGGCCTTCGCACACTACCGCTGGTAA